From one Nilaparvata lugens isolate BPH chromosome 2, ASM1435652v1, whole genome shotgun sequence genomic stretch:
- the LOC111055942 gene encoding glutathione S-transferase-like: MSGYKLTYFPVTALGEPIRWMMSYLDIKFEDYRFEREQWPSIKPTTPFGQVPVLEIDGKSVWQSVAISRYFGKKADLAGKDEWESLMIDVIVDTFTDFRLAVGKWFYESDEATKKKLEKPLLETTVPFYLEKFDSTIKENGGFLANGKLSWGDIYFVATSGYINHMLGFNMSDKYENIKALCEKVAAIPKIKEWIDKRPAGI; the protein is encoded by the exons ATGTCTGGATATAAGCTGACTTACTTTCCTGTCACCGCGCTGGGAGAACCAATTAGATGGATGATGTCTTACCTGGATATCAAATTCGAGGATTACAGATTTGAAAGGGAGCAATGGCCTTCAATAAAGCCAA CAACTCCATTTGGACAAGTGCCTGTCTTGGAAATCGATGGAAAGTCAGTGTGGCAATCAGTTGCCATTTCCAGATACTTTGGAAAGAAGGCTGATCTCGCTGGAAAGGATGAATGGGAAAGTTTGATGATTGACGTAATAGTGGATACCTTCACAGATTTCCGCTTAG CCGTTGGAAAGTGGTTTTATGAGAGCGATGAAGCCACCAAGAAGAAGCTCGAGAAACCTCTTTTAGAAACGACTGTGCCTTTCTATTTGGAAAAATTCGATTCCACAATTAAGGAGAATGGTGGTTTCTTGGCTAATGGAAAA CTTTCCTGGGGTGACATATACTTTGTAGCTACCAGTGGTTACATCAATCATATGTTAGGATTCAACATGTCCGATAAATATGAAAACATCAAGGCTCTGTGTGAGAAAGTTGCTGCCATCCCGAAGATCAAAGAATGGATTGACAAGCGACCGGCTGGAAtctaa
- the LOC120349627 gene encoding uncharacterized protein LOC120349627, whose product MRFKLLCLSEHWMCLDDLKLFKIAGYELVAYFCRSEFQCGGVAIYIDTSVIAHFACIDISMHCVEKEHEFACVSQLHAKLYIVTVYRSPAGCLQNFFNSLEGLVVQLANLNPGFNIIVDGDFNIDVLKADHRTREFVNLLRSLDLYVANWQPTRLDACLDNVITNLNIGNNISCSIVNPLLSDHLALGCNVELPTSTDPASIPAGRDRFTWVRPITQGGHEHFLHYLTLIDWSFLKHHPDAQPNFTAFFDRLLTGFNNCFPLKRFLSGRPGKRGALWIMDDLLDLRDLVLMAYERFWADRLLSSKRTYMGLRRSYQRAARAARMRYNSELIDRAPNRCKAAWGIIRAAAGVPAPDAVPVSADDLHNAWTSSIRGICEGIRASPVVAADLLLASVWPPDLRLLTWRRITCDDVTRVVNCLSNSVSEDIYGMTSATIKDVLAFIVSPLTVCINLCFQQSVFPSQLKISKTVPVFKKSDRHDPTNYWPISILPFISKIFEILIAEQLLAYCDQCGLFATTQFCFRKNRSTTDAVDFLLSKIFDCLEARGLAGLTLCDLSKAFDSMDHAILVDKLRHYGVGPSPLKLTQAYLGGRRQVVLANGVLSEIRDCVDCGVPQGSVLGPVLFLISVNDIAQVCCLLCGRHHLLQCWS is encoded by the coding sequence ATGAGATTTAAATTGCTGTGTCTGTCTGAGCATTGGATGTGCTTGGATGAtctaaaactttttaaaattgctGGATATGAGTTGGTAGCCTACTTCTGTCGAAGTGAGTTCCAGTGTGGTGGGGTTGCTATTTATATAGACACATCTGTGATTGCCCACTTTGCATGCATTGacatttctatgcactgtgttgAAAAAGAGCATGAATTCGCATGTGTATCCCAGTTGCATGCAAAGTTATACATTGTTACAGTCTATCGGTCACCAGCTGGTTGCCTTCAAAATTTTTTCAACTCACTTGAGGGACTTGTCGTTCAGTTAGCTAACTTAAATCCAGGTTTTAACATAATTGTTGACGGTGACTTCAACATTGATGTGTTGAAGGCTGACCACAGGACAAGGGAGTTTGTTAACCTACTGAGATCTCTGGACCTCTATGTGGCTAACTGGCAGCCCACTAGATTGGATGCTTGCCTCGATAATGTGATTACAAATCTGAACATTGGCAATAACATTAGTTGTTCAATTGTAAATCCTCTCCTCAGTGACCACCTGGCACTCGGCTGCAATGTGGAATTGCCAACTTCCACCGACCCTGCCTCTATACCTGCAGGGCGTGATCGATTCACTTGGGTGCGACCCATCACACAGGGTGGACACGAGCATTTTCTGCATTATCTGACTCTGATTGACTGGAGCTTTCTGAAGCATCATCCTGATGCACAGCCCAATTTCACGGCGTTTTTTGATAGACTCCTGACTGGCTTCAACAACTGCTTTCCACTAAAACGTTTCCTCTCTGGAAGGCCTGGTAAACGTGGTGCACTGTGGATTATGGATGACCTTCTTGACCTGAGAGACCTGGTTCTTATGGCGTATGAGCGGTTTTGGGCTGATCGACTTCTGTCCTCTAAACGGACCTACATGGGACTGAGGAGATCATACCAGCGGGCTGCTCGTGCGGCCAGGATGCGCTACAACTCTGAGCTGATTGACCGGGCACCCAATAGGTGCAAAGCTGCCTGGGGTATCATCAGGGCCGCTGCGGGTGTACCAGCTCCTGATGCTGTTCCGGTATCTGCGGATGATCTTCACAACGCATGGACCAGCTCTATTCGCGGTATCTGCGAGGGGATCCGAGCTTCCCCTGTGGTGGCGGCGGATCTGCTCTTGGCATCAGTTTGGCCCCCTGATCTTCGGCTGTTGACCTGGCGCCGTATTACTTGTGATGATGTCACTCGAGTTGTGAACTGTTTGAGCAACTCGGTTAGTGAAGACATTTATGGTATGACCAGTGCTACTATTAAGGATGTATTAGCTTTTATTGTTTCTCCCCTGACTGTTTGTATTAATCTGTGTTTCCAGCAGTCTGTATTTCCTTCTCAGCTTAAAATTTCTAAAACAGTGCCTGTCTTTAAGAAGAGTGATAGGCATGATCCTACTAACTATTGGCCTATCTCCATCCTGCCTTTTATATCGaagatttttgaaattcttATTGCTGAGCAACTCCTTGCTTATTGTGACCAGTGCGGCCTGTTTGCGACCACCCAGTTTTGTTTCAGGAAAAATAGATCCACCACTGATGCAGTAGATTTCCTGCtttccaaaatatttgattGCTTAGAGGCACGTGGACTTGCTGGGCTCACCTTGTGTGATCTCAGCAAGGCCTTTGATTCAATGGATCATGCTATTCTCGTGGACAAGCTTAGGCATTATGGTGTGGGACCGTCTCCTCTCAAACTGACTCAGGCCTACCTGGGGGGTCGCAGACAGGTGGTGCTGGCTAATGGAGTTCTCTCTGAGATCAGGGATTGTGTTGACTGTGGAGTGCCTCAGGGCTCTGTCCTGGGGCCTGTGTTGTTTCTTATTTCAGTTAACGATATAGCTCAGGTGTGTTGTCTGTTATGCGGACGACACCACCTTCTTCAATGCTGGTCGTGA